A region of Fibrobacter succinogenes subsp. succinogenes S85 DNA encodes the following proteins:
- the nuoF gene encoding NADH-quinone oxidoreductase subunit NuoF produces MAECVKVCTQNFGKGAQDIEVYKKLGGYSNISERLFNMSQFELIDYVQRSNLRGRGGAGFPTGMKWSFVPRGTGKPVYIVVNADEGEGGTFKDHFLMLEDPHRLIEGLIIAAWALGSRAAYIYCRGEFLPCIEALNKALNQAYAAGYLGENICGTKFSFDIFVHRGAGAYICGEETALINSLEGQKGQPRLKPPFPAVCGAWKSPTCVNNVETIMSLPWILSHDPSDYAKMGTPRAGGTKVFCISGDVKNPGVYEAPLGTPMMTMINDYAGGVVGGKLKAVLPGGSSCAPLTAEEAAVATMDYECLASMKTMFGSGAMIVINDTHNMVDLLNCLGNFYSHESCGQCTPCREGTGLLHRILNQMVAGNGHDGDVELMQSLSSGFGGVTICPLSISLGGPVSSYTAKFRADFDEYIAKNPEHAKPRIQETSRPGIFW; encoded by the coding sequence ATGGCTGAATGTGTAAAAGTTTGTACGCAGAACTTTGGCAAGGGCGCCCAGGACATCGAAGTCTATAAGAAGCTGGGTGGCTACTCCAACATTTCTGAACGCTTGTTCAACATGAGCCAGTTTGAGCTCATCGATTACGTGCAACGTTCTAACCTCCGCGGACGCGGTGGTGCTGGCTTCCCGACGGGCATGAAGTGGAGCTTTGTGCCGCGTGGTACGGGCAAGCCGGTTTACATTGTCGTAAACGCTGACGAAGGCGAAGGCGGTACCTTTAAGGACCACTTCCTCATGCTCGAAGATCCGCACCGCTTGATCGAAGGCCTTATCATTGCAGCTTGGGCTCTTGGCTCTCGCGCGGCCTACATCTACTGCCGTGGCGAATTCCTCCCGTGCATCGAAGCCTTGAACAAGGCTTTGAACCAGGCTTATGCTGCTGGCTACCTCGGCGAAAACATTTGCGGCACGAAGTTCAGCTTTGATATCTTTGTGCATCGCGGTGCTGGCGCCTACATTTGCGGTGAAGAAACTGCTCTTATTAACTCTCTTGAAGGCCAGAAGGGCCAACCGCGCTTGAAGCCGCCGTTCCCGGCTGTTTGCGGTGCCTGGAAGTCCCCGACTTGCGTGAACAACGTCGAAACCATCATGTCGCTTCCGTGGATTTTGAGCCACGACCCGAGCGACTACGCCAAGATGGGTACGCCGCGCGCCGGTGGTACGAAGGTGTTCTGCATTTCCGGTGACGTCAAAAATCCGGGCGTGTACGAAGCTCCTCTCGGCACTCCGATGATGACTATGATTAACGATTACGCCGGTGGCGTTGTGGGTGGCAAGCTCAAGGCTGTGCTCCCGGGCGGTTCCTCTTGCGCTCCGCTTACGGCAGAAGAAGCTGCTGTCGCCACGATGGACTATGAATGCCTCGCCTCGATGAAGACGATGTTTGGTTCTGGCGCTATGATCGTGATTAACGATACGCACAACATGGTTGACCTTTTGAATTGCCTCGGCAACTTCTACAGCCACGAATCTTGCGGCCAGTGCACGCCGTGCCGTGAAGGTACAGGCCTCTTGCACCGCATCTTGAACCAGATGGTGGCCGGCAATGGTCATGATGGCGATGTGGAACTGATGCAGAGCCTTTCTAGCGGATTTGGTGGCGTGACTATTTGCCCGCTCTCCATTTCTTTGGGTGGCCCGGTCTCGAGCTACACTGCAAAGTTCCGTGCGGACTTTGACGAATATATCGCTAAGAACCCCGAACACGCAAAACCGCGTATTCAAGAAACAAGTCGTCCTGGAATTTTCTGGTAA
- a CDS encoding 2Fe-2S iron-sulfur cluster-binding protein, whose product MSNYYNMPKLPTEASPKVEIFVDDKAVMVPGDTNLLEALKAVGIETPHVCYHPYLPVSGNCRQCLVEQEGPRGRMLVISCYTPVTPGMKIYTPASSARVKNARKATQEFMLVNHPLDCPICDKAGECTLQENYMEAGQNEGRLRPEYGKNYHGNPEHQFIDAKGQLRGGKHVDIGPRILLDEERCVQCDRCVRFMRSIAKDEQLQLAGRADHTYITTFPGEKLDHEYDLCVTDVCPTGAMTAKYFRFQKRVWLLAHTPTISMDDSLGANIWLDHADGRIYRVMPRCNPEVNRSWLSNTSRLAFQQFDKNRLPAIDASALQLVGGKVALVAGGACTNEDLAALKMLKEALGDRAELFGGSLLKVNAPDGIAKSGDPVANRAGMQLMGFADVAELLKRAGEFSNLITVNADLYGEDAAAAKALDKISNRIALSAFDDATAKKAKVAFGIRHWSEVQGTMVNSLNILQKLSAAPTCPDEKLAPAYEVISALAGNKFNSACEAFKKAREYVPAFADITYDAIKSTGKLLGGNA is encoded by the coding sequence ATGAGTAACTACTACAATATGCCGAAACTCCCGACCGAAGCAAGCCCGAAGGTGGAAATCTTCGTGGATGACAAGGCCGTGATGGTTCCTGGCGATACCAACCTCCTCGAAGCCTTGAAGGCTGTCGGGATTGAAACTCCTCACGTATGTTATCATCCGTATTTGCCGGTGTCGGGTAACTGCCGTCAGTGCCTGGTAGAGCAGGAAGGCCCGCGTGGTCGTATGCTCGTGATTTCGTGCTATACTCCTGTGACTCCGGGTATGAAGATTTATACCCCGGCATCCAGCGCCCGTGTGAAGAACGCCCGCAAGGCCACACAGGAATTCATGCTGGTGAATCACCCGCTCGATTGCCCGATTTGCGACAAGGCCGGTGAATGCACCTTGCAGGAAAACTACATGGAAGCAGGCCAGAACGAAGGCCGCCTCCGTCCGGAATACGGCAAGAATTACCATGGCAATCCGGAACATCAGTTCATTGATGCGAAGGGACAGCTCCGTGGCGGTAAGCATGTGGACATCGGTCCGCGCATTTTGCTCGACGAAGAACGTTGCGTGCAGTGCGACCGTTGCGTACGCTTTATGCGTAGCATCGCGAAGGACGAACAGCTCCAGCTTGCTGGCCGTGCCGACCATACTTACATTACTACCTTCCCGGGCGAAAAGCTCGACCACGAATACGATCTCTGTGTCACGGATGTATGCCCGACGGGCGCCATGACGGCAAAGTACTTCCGCTTCCAGAAGCGCGTTTGGCTCCTTGCCCACACGCCGACGATTTCGATGGACGATTCCCTCGGAGCAAACATCTGGCTTGACCACGCCGATGGCCGCATCTATCGCGTGATGCCGCGTTGCAACCCGGAAGTGAACCGCAGCTGGCTCTCCAATACGAGCCGTCTCGCTTTCCAGCAGTTTGACAAGAACCGCTTGCCGGCAATCGACGCTTCTGCACTCCAGCTGGTTGGCGGTAAGGTCGCCCTCGTTGCTGGTGGCGCTTGCACGAACGAAGACCTCGCCGCTCTCAAGATGCTCAAGGAAGCTCTCGGTGACCGCGCTGAACTCTTCGGTGGTTCCCTCCTCAAGGTGAACGCTCCGGACGGTATCGCCAAGAGCGGTGACCCGGTGGCAAACCGCGCAGGCATGCAGCTCATGGGTTTTGCAGATGTTGCAGAACTCCTCAAGCGCGCAGGCGAATTCAGCAACCTCATCACGGTGAACGCTGACCTCTACGGCGAAGACGCTGCTGCAGCTAAGGCTCTCGATAAGATTTCGAACCGCATCGCCCTTTCTGCTTTCGATGACGCTACCGCCAAGAAGGCCAAGGTCGCTTTCGGTATCCGCCACTGGAGCGAAGTCCAGGGTACGATGGTCAACAGCCTCAACATCTTGCAGAAACTCTCTGCTGCTCCGACTTGCCCGGACGAAAAGCTTGCCCCGGCTTACGAAGTGATTTCCGCTTTGGCTGGCAACAAGTTCAATTCGGCTTGCGAAGCTTTCAAGAAGGCTCGTGAATACGTGCCGGCTTTCGCCGACATTACCTATGATGCCATCAAGAGCACAGGAAAGCTCCTGGGAGGTAACGCATAA
- a CDS encoding complex I subunit 1/NuoH family protein has translation MDIIESKTWIEWAITIAKFAFCFVPVLYILLLIPMERRGAGFMQDRQGPNRSYIKIPYFGKIRLLGYVQNMCDGTKLFFKEMFAPAGVNKLLYYVAPAIPFAIVFLSPCVIPWFGPMIFDWGGETVRIAGSIIDSDVGVLLLFGFSSISAYGAMLAGWASKSKYSFLGALRTSSMTISYEVCLGLSLMGILLLAGSFNLTDIVQWQEHHVWGIVAQPVAFFCFLIASIAETGRAPFDVAEGEPELVAGYHTEYGAMQFGLFYMGEYSHICINSFLIATLFLGGYAVPFVTTETMQEHMGGSLAILCGVLAFIALAFLHMIYRYSRKLKATNLTHRFEVLKEYKLYKIVAWVATAAFIALGVAAWFFYNPENFVVNGLAVGSFATAVGTALIHLLVLVAKSLIFCWVWIWVRWTLPRFRYDHVMHLGWKIILNIALINLVVTAVIAKLLGGN, from the coding sequence ATGGATATTATTGAATCCAAAACCTGGATTGAATGGGCAATTACGATTGCGAAGTTCGCTTTCTGCTTCGTACCTGTCCTTTACATCCTCCTTTTAATCCCGATGGAACGTCGTGGCGCGGGCTTTATGCAAGACCGTCAGGGCCCGAACCGCTCCTACATCAAGATCCCGTACTTCGGCAAGATCCGCTTGCTCGGTTACGTGCAGAACATGTGCGACGGTACGAAGCTCTTCTTCAAGGAAATGTTTGCACCGGCTGGCGTGAACAAGCTCCTTTACTATGTAGCTCCGGCAATCCCGTTCGCTATCGTGTTCCTTTCTCCGTGCGTGATCCCGTGGTTTGGACCGATGATCTTTGACTGGGGTGGCGAAACGGTTCGCATTGCAGGTTCCATCATCGATTCCGATGTGGGCGTGCTCTTGCTCTTCGGTTTCTCCTCCATTTCGGCTTACGGTGCGATGCTCGCTGGTTGGGCTTCCAAGTCCAAGTACAGCTTCTTGGGCGCTCTCCGTACGAGCTCCATGACCATCAGCTACGAAGTCTGCCTCGGACTTTCGCTCATGGGCATTTTGCTCCTCGCCGGTTCTTTCAACCTCACGGATATCGTGCAGTGGCAGGAACACCATGTTTGGGGTATCGTTGCCCAGCCGGTCGCTTTCTTCTGCTTCCTCATTGCAAGCATTGCTGAAACGGGCCGCGCTCCGTTCGACGTTGCCGAAGGTGAACCGGAACTCGTTGCCGGTTACCACACGGAATATGGCGCTATGCAGTTCGGTCTCTTCTACATGGGCGAATACTCGCACATCTGCATCAACAGCTTCCTCATTGCGACGCTGTTCCTTGGCGGTTATGCAGTTCCGTTTGTGACGACCGAAACGATGCAGGAACACATGGGTGGCTCCCTTGCCATTCTCTGTGGCGTGCTCGCTTTCATCGCTCTCGCTTTCCTCCACATGATTTACCGCTATTCCCGCAAGCTCAAGGCAACGAACTTGACACACCGCTTTGAAGTTCTCAAGGAATACAAGCTCTACAAGATTGTGGCCTGGGTTGCAACCGCAGCATTCATTGCTCTCGGTGTTGCTGCCTGGTTCTTCTACAATCCTGAAAACTTCGTGGTGAACGGACTTGCTGTCGGTAGCTTTGCAACCGCAGTCGGTACGGCACTCATCCACTTGCTCGTTCTTGTGGCAAAGAGCCTCATCTTCTGCTGGGTCTGGATTTGGGTCCGCTGGACGCTCCCGCGCTTCCGCTATGACCATGTGATGCACCTCGGCTGGAAGATTATTTTGAATATCGCCCTCATCAACCTCGTGGTGACTGCGGTCATTGCAAAACTTTTAGGGGGTAACTAA
- a CDS encoding NuoI/complex I 23 kDa subunit family protein produces MRVIKQKPMTVIERLYIFEAIRGLWTTLKHAARGLFRYEELPTISYPEGQPEIRNTYRAKHRLMLRPDGTPRCVACGMCAAACPAHCIFIEATQSDDPRIEKRVMRFDIDHLTCVFCGLCAEACPVDALRMDTKQIIFEHRSREDFVAHLYDLTNWDPKDYPNDEQSQMAPGGTKNAEARKVWGMEVK; encoded by the coding sequence ATGCGCGTTATTAAGCAAAAACCGATGACCGTCATCGAACGCCTTTACATTTTCGAGGCGATTCGCGGTCTGTGGACAACCCTTAAGCATGCGGCTCGTGGCTTGTTCCGCTATGAAGAACTTCCGACGATTTCTTATCCGGAAGGTCAGCCCGAAATCCGCAATACCTACCGTGCCAAGCACCGCTTGATGCTTCGCCCGGATGGTACGCCTCGCTGTGTCGCCTGCGGCATGTGCGCTGCGGCTTGCCCTGCCCACTGCATCTTCATTGAAGCAACGCAGAGCGATGACCCGCGTATCGAAAAGCGCGTGATGCGCTTTGACATCGACCACCTGACTTGCGTGTTCTGCGGTCTTTGCGCAGAAGCTTGCCCGGTCGATGCCCTCCGCATGGATACGAAGCAAATCATTTTCGAACACCGTTCCCGCGAAGACTTTGTGGCTCACCTTTACGATCTCACCAACTGGGATCCGAAGGATTACCCGAATGACGAACAGAGCCAGATGGCTCCGGGCGGTACAAAGAATGCCGAGGCCCGCAAGGTCTGGGGCATGGAGGTCAAATAA
- a CDS encoding NADH-quinone oxidoreductase subunit J, which translates to MLALIYFIVLAVIAVGSAVCVLLSRHPLYGALSLVASMVSLAGIYGLLGSPFLGVVQIMVYAGAIMMLLTFVIMVLNGARDSHTPMFDKVSLFVIPAVIVLAGLVGFALVRAPIAFDAATVRGSVAITSKTLFDVAQSGPGYFVLFEVLGVLLLSAMGAAVLLAKKRLGSVESEKTEDKH; encoded by the coding sequence ATGCTTGCATTGATTTATTTCATTGTCCTCGCAGTGATCGCAGTCGGCAGTGCCGTTTGCGTGCTCCTCTCTAGACACCCGCTTTATGGCGCCCTCTCGCTGGTCGCCTCGATGGTGTCTCTTGCCGGTATCTACGGCCTTCTCGGAAGCCCGTTCCTCGGCGTCGTGCAGATCATGGTCTACGCAGGTGCAATCATGATGCTCCTCACGTTCGTGATCATGGTCTTGAATGGCGCCCGTGACTCCCACACACCGATGTTTGACAAGGTTTCGCTCTTTGTGATTCCTGCCGTCATCGTGCTTGCCGGTCTCGTGGGCTTTGCCCTTGTCCGCGCTCCGATCGCCTTTGATGCTGCAACGGTTCGCGGTTCTGTGGCAATCACTTCCAAGACTCTCTTTGATGTAGCTCAGAGCGGCCCTGGTTACTTCGTACTTTTCGAAGTCCTCGGTGTGCTTCTGCTTTCTGCCATGGGTGCCGCAGTGCTTCTCGCCAAGAAGCGCCTTGGTTCTGTGGAATCCGAAAAAACGGAGGATAAACACTAA
- the nuoK gene encoding NADH-quinone oxidoreductase subunit NuoK, protein MELQAIYVQILALVIFAIGLMVAVSRRNVFFVLMGVELALNAVNLSFVGFAKTLPGDASIVGQVVPLFSIAVAAAEACVGLAMVILIFRNRESVDADTYSNMKG, encoded by the coding sequence ATGGAACTCCAAGCTATATATGTTCAGATCTTGGCCCTGGTCATTTTCGCCATCGGCCTCATGGTCGCGGTCTCTCGCCGCAATGTGTTCTTTGTGCTGATGGGCGTTGAACTTGCCCTGAACGCCGTGAACCTCTCCTTCGTGGGCTTTGCAAAGACTTTGCCCGGGGACGCAAGCATTGTGGGCCAGGTGGTTCCGCTGTTCTCCATCGCAGTCGCTGCAGCTGAAGCTTGCGTCGGCCTTGCCATGGTCATCCTCATTTTCCGCAACCGTGAAAGCGTTGACGCCGACACGTATTCTAACATGAAGGGGTAA
- the nuoL gene encoding NADH-quinone oxidoreductase subunit L — MISLGLIPLFPLLGCIILGAIAIISSGSKKGPAEGFVGTLAVLFPALSFAGVALLSLNMPEGGVRETLCNWIDIPMFRVDIGFLFDGLSRIMLLFVTGIGSLIALYSIGYMHGDRGFARYFAYINLFLFSMIVLVLSDNLLLTFLGWEGVGLCSYLLIGFWNKDIKNCHAANKAFIVNRVGDIGFLLGMLCLVTIGGSAILNYDVLTNFISMVISGNHVDLVIPVLSIAGILFFIGCTGKSAQIPLLTWLPDAMAGPTPVSALIHAATMVTSGVYLLARLGSMFALLPVVLDIIVVVGMLTAFWAAVAGLFQNDIKKVLAYSTISQLGYMFMASGVCAFDASIFHVFTHAFFKAALFLGAGAVIHALSGEQDMRKMGGLLKKTPVTACVMIFAFLAIVGFPGFSGFWSKDLILEKIFMSGTMGQAVYVVGLITAVITAVYMGRLIILTFFGSYRGSKESEEHIHEAPAVMLIPMVILAFGAVFAGYLWADSIGIKFFAETLAPVVGAAQAYNTPAVLLT; from the coding sequence ATGATTTCTCTTGGTTTGATACCTCTCTTCCCGCTGTTGGGATGCATTATCCTCGGTGCTATCGCCATCATTTCTTCGGGCAGCAAGAAGGGCCCTGCTGAAGGTTTCGTTGGAACTCTCGCAGTCCTCTTCCCGGCACTCTCCTTTGCTGGTGTTGCTCTCCTTTCGCTCAACATGCCGGAAGGCGGCGTCCGTGAAACGCTCTGCAACTGGATTGACATCCCGATGTTCCGCGTGGATATCGGATTCCTGTTCGATGGTCTTTCCCGCATCATGCTCCTGTTCGTGACAGGCATCGGCTCTCTCATCGCTCTCTACTCGATTGGTTACATGCACGGCGACCGCGGCTTTGCCCGTTACTTCGCCTACATCAACCTCTTCTTGTTCAGCATGATCGTGCTCGTGCTCTCGGACAACTTGCTCCTCACGTTCCTCGGTTGGGAAGGCGTGGGTCTCTGCTCCTACCTCCTCATCGGTTTCTGGAACAAGGATATCAAGAACTGCCATGCCGCTAACAAGGCTTTCATCGTGAACCGCGTGGGTGATATCGGCTTCTTGCTCGGTATGCTCTGCCTCGTGACGATCGGTGGCTCTGCTATCCTCAACTACGATGTGCTTACGAATTTCATCAGCATGGTCATCAGCGGTAACCACGTTGACCTGGTTATCCCGGTTCTCTCTATCGCTGGTATCCTCTTCTTCATCGGTTGCACGGGTAAGTCTGCTCAGATTCCGCTCCTCACCTGGCTTCCGGATGCTATGGCGGGTCCGACTCCGGTTTCTGCCTTGATCCATGCCGCAACGATGGTGACTTCTGGTGTCTACTTGCTCGCCCGTCTCGGCAGCATGTTTGCCCTCCTCCCGGTGGTGCTTGACATTATCGTGGTGGTCGGTATGCTCACTGCTTTCTGGGCTGCTGTTGCAGGTCTTTTCCAGAACGACATCAAGAAGGTGCTTGCTTACTCTACCATTAGCCAGCTCGGTTACATGTTCATGGCTTCTGGTGTTTGCGCCTTTGACGCTTCTATCTTCCACGTGTTTACGCACGCCTTCTTCAAGGCGGCTCTCTTCCTTGGCGCTGGTGCCGTGATTCACGCTCTCTCGGGCGAACAGGACATGCGCAAGATGGGTGGTCTTTTGAAAAAGACTCCGGTGACCGCCTGCGTGATGATCTTTGCGTTCCTCGCGATTGTCGGCTTCCCGGGCTTCTCCGGTTTCTGGTCCAAGGACTTGATTCTCGAAAAGATTTTCATGAGTGGCACGATGGGCCAGGCTGTTTACGTCGTGGGCCTCATTACGGCTGTGATTACCGCTGTCTACATGGGTCGCCTCATTATCCTTACGTTCTTCGGTAGCTACCGCGGTTCTAAGGAAAGTGAAGAACACATCCACGAAGCTCCGGCTGTCATGCTCATCCCGATGGTGATTCTCGCCTTCGGTGCCGTGTTTGCCGGTTACCTTTGGGCTGATTCCATCGGCATCAAGTTCTTTGCCGAAACGCTCGCTCCGGTCGTTGGCGCCGCACAGGCTTACAACACTCCGGCTGTGTTGCTCACGTGA
- a CDS encoding complex I subunit 4 family protein: MLLHLLVLAPFVAAILMVMTSKEDSKSSSRLAILMGIGFTAMSVALIAGGSVSTDAIEWFQIPGCKGPVYYYLTSHGLASWMVFLSSGLSLVSLISARGITCRSYRNFAIGIFSLMGAMNGTFLAADAVLFFFFFEAMVIPAAVLIAGFGGKDRMKAAMTFAIYTLVGSAPMMVALWYILTIADNSTLISLAVAVQGLPEGTQNVLLVCFLLAFLVKTPIFPFHGWQAITYAEAPAPLSAILTGAMSKAGVFGFIVWILPIFPLSMNAVSGLMWLGLFTAVYGALMALRATDGKKLLAFSSMGHLGLAVAGVFSLSEAMLPAVLVLLVAHGISAGAQFYLMGIAERMAGTRELDQLGGLSSKNPVFSTLFGFAGVMALAVPGTAGFVGEFSVLLALWDMGPLPALVAGFTLILSAAYMLRFIQKVIFGKQAREYEEGRRTMPLEGVSIAVMLLLLLVFGFHPAYVTDTLNEAEATEDPAAVQVLNNAALNNGEAPMTAEEIHQLDSTLAAAGFKDDERASIIAQMKGDASADAKSEKSVKEASDAK, translated from the coding sequence ATGCTGTTACATCTCCTTGTCCTCGCCCCGTTCGTTGCCGCCATCCTCATGGTGATGACGTCCAAGGAAGACTCCAAGTCTTCTTCCCGCCTTGCCATTTTGATGGGCATTGGCTTTACGGCCATGTCTGTCGCCTTGATTGCAGGCGGTAGCGTTTCGACGGATGCTATTGAATGGTTCCAGATTCCTGGTTGCAAGGGACCTGTCTACTACTACCTCACGAGTCACGGACTTGCCTCCTGGATGGTGTTCCTCTCCAGCGGTCTTTCTCTCGTGTCCTTGATTTCTGCTCGTGGAATCACTTGCAGAAGCTATCGCAACTTCGCTATCGGCATCTTCTCCTTGATGGGCGCCATGAACGGCACTTTCCTTGCGGCTGATGCTGTGCTCTTCTTCTTCTTCTTCGAAGCCATGGTGATTCCGGCTGCGGTTCTCATCGCTGGTTTCGGTGGCAAGGACAGAATGAAGGCTGCGATGACGTTTGCGATTTACACGTTGGTCGGTTCTGCTCCGATGATGGTCGCTCTCTGGTACATCTTGACGATTGCCGATAACTCGACGCTCATCTCGCTCGCCGTTGCTGTCCAGGGCCTCCCGGAAGGAACCCAGAACGTGCTTCTCGTGTGTTTCCTCTTGGCTTTCCTCGTGAAGACTCCGATTTTCCCGTTCCACGGCTGGCAGGCGATCACTTACGCCGAAGCTCCGGCTCCGCTCTCTGCAATCCTCACGGGTGCAATGAGTAAGGCTGGCGTGTTTGGCTTTATCGTCTGGATCCTCCCGATTTTCCCGCTTTCGATGAACGCTGTCTCTGGCTTGATGTGGCTTGGCCTCTTCACGGCAGTTTACGGCGCTCTCATGGCTCTCCGCGCAACGGATGGCAAGAAGCTCCTCGCATTCAGCTCCATGGGCCACTTGGGTCTCGCAGTGGCAGGCGTGTTCAGCCTCTCCGAAGCTATGCTTCCGGCTGTGCTCGTGTTGCTCGTCGCTCACGGAATTTCGGCTGGCGCTCAGTTCTACCTCATGGGTATTGCAGAACGCATGGCGGGTACGCGCGAACTTGATCAGCTTGGCGGTCTTTCTTCCAAGAATCCGGTGTTCTCGACACTCTTTGGCTTTGCCGGCGTGATGGCTCTCGCTGTTCCTGGTACGGCAGGCTTTGTCGGTGAATTCTCCGTGCTCCTCGCTCTGTGGGACATGGGCCCGCTTCCGGCTCTCGTGGCAGGATTTACCTTGATCCTCTCCGCTGCATACATGCTCCGCTTCATCCAGAAGGTTATTTTCGGTAAGCAGGCCCGTGAATACGAAGAAGGCCGTCGCACGATGCCGCTCGAAGGCGTTAGCATCGCCGTGATGCTCTTGCTCCTCCTCGTGTTCGGTTTCCACCCGGCATACGTGACGGATACCCTCAACGAAGCTGAAGCGACCGAAGATCCGGCTGCAGTCCAGGTGCTGAACAATGCCGCTCTCAATAACGGCGAAGCTCCGATGACGGCTGAAGAAATCCACCAGTTGGATTCAACGCTTGCCGCAGCAGGCTTCAAGGATGACGAACGCGCTTCGATCATCGCTCAGATGAAGGGCGACGCTTCCGCTGATGCAAAATCTGAAAAATCTGTGAAGGAGGCTTCCGATGCTAAGTAA
- a CDS encoding NADH-quinone oxidoreductase subunit N — protein MLSNLVYLLPVIFVVLGGMVALAAEPFLRDENKHKVLPWVAAFFIALSVAALYYAKTEALLNLYAMDPVRRVLCAAILLCGFLGISGLQWTLGREQFKGGEAYGLMMLATSGAMLMTQAIDFVALFIAMELTSFPIYALVGIRRKDVNANEGVFKYFVSGAVFSAIFLYGVSLIYGATGSTHFCGHVLEGRMAIYSVGMLFVIAGLLFKAGAAPLHFWVADVYTGASVAVTGFMAAVVKVGALAALGTVWVSVLVTRSGAEAVWNLAEKVTVANPSKPLFYVVLVVAILSMVIGAFSGLAQKSVRRILAFSAVMNAGFIVIGLLVPNYLGKGEIQMGPMFYFLITYAIASAGALTGIAYMSGKDDCKENLEDLQGAGRRRPFVALGVAVCLASLAGLPPVAGFLAKFTLFTEAFNADLGWLAAIGFGLSLVAAVYYLRIAYVLFAPAKDDKCCGGDHICCKANYAYVYLLRFAVAVSAIALLVISARPALALIG, from the coding sequence ATGCTAAGTAATCTTGTTTATCTCTTGCCGGTGATCTTCGTGGTCTTGGGCGGCATGGTGGCTCTCGCTGCTGAACCGTTCTTGCGCGACGAAAACAAGCACAAGGTTCTTCCTTGGGTGGCTGCTTTCTTCATTGCTCTTAGCGTTGCCGCTTTGTACTACGCAAAGACAGAAGCTCTCTTGAACCTTTACGCGATGGACCCAGTTCGCCGCGTGCTTTGCGCTGCAATCCTCCTTTGCGGTTTCCTCGGCATTTCGGGCCTCCAGTGGACTCTTGGCCGTGAACAGTTCAAGGGCGGTGAAGCTTATGGCCTCATGATGCTTGCCACTAGCGGTGCTATGCTCATGACTCAGGCTATCGACTTTGTTGCCTTGTTCATTGCAATGGAACTCACGAGCTTCCCGATTTACGCTCTCGTGGGCATCCGCCGTAAGGACGTGAACGCTAACGAAGGTGTGTTCAAGTACTTCGTTTCGGGTGCTGTTTTCAGCGCTATCTTCCTCTACGGTGTTTCGCTGATTTATGGTGCTACGGGTTCGACGCATTTCTGCGGTCACGTGCTCGAAGGCCGTATGGCAATCTACAGCGTTGGTATGCTCTTTGTGATTGCAGGCCTCCTCTTCAAGGCTGGTGCTGCTCCGCTCCACTTCTGGGTGGCTGACGTCTATACGGGCGCCTCTGTCGCTGTGACGGGCTTTATGGCCGCTGTCGTGAAGGTCGGTGCTCTTGCCGCTCTCGGTACGGTCTGGGTAAGCGTTCTCGTGACGCGCTCCGGTGCCGAAGCTGTGTGGAACCTCGCCGAAAAGGTGACTGTCGCAAATCCGTCCAAGCCGCTCTTCTACGTGGTTTTGGTTGTTGCAATCCTCTCCATGGTGATTGGTGCATTTAGTGGCCTTGCTCAGAAGTCTGTGCGTCGCATCTTGGCATTCTCTGCCGTGATGAACGCTGGCTTTATCGTGATCGGTCTCTTGGTCCCGAATTACCTCGGCAAGGGCGAAATCCAGATGGGCCCGATGTTCTACTTCCTCATCACTTATGCGATTGCCTCTGCGGGAGCCTTGACGGGCATTGCCTACATGTCGGGCAAGGATGATTGCAAGGAAAATCTCGAAGACCTCCAGGGTGCTGGTCGTCGCCGTCCGTTTGTGGCTCTTGGCGTTGCCGTGTGCCTTGCTTCTCTCGCTGGCCTTCCGCCGGTTGCAGGTTTCCTCGCCAAGTTCACGCTGTTCACCGAAGCCTTCAATGCTGACCTCGGCTGGCTTGCCGCTATCGGCTTTGGCCTCTCCTTGGTGGCTGCAGTTTACTACCTCCGCATTGCCTATGTGCTCTTTGCCCCGGCAAAGGACGACAAGTGCTGCGGTGGTGATCATATCTGCTGCAAGGCAAACTACGCATACGTTTACTTGCTCCGCTTTGCTGTTGCCGTGTCCGCTATCGCACTCCTCGTGATTAGCGCTCGCCCGGCATTGGCTTTGATCGGCTAG